CCGCCTTCACCGTCTATGTGCGCAGGCACTCCGACGTGAAGGTCAGGCACATCAACGACGGTACCTACACGATCTATTACGCGTCGGGCGAGGACTGGGACCGAGGGGCGAAGAAGTTCTCCAGGGGGTGCACCTTCCAGAAGTTCGACCGGACGTCGAAGTTCGAGACGACCACCACCTCCACCCAGATCATCTACAGCACCTGGACGCTGACGCTGAAGATGGGCCTCGGCGGGAACGCCACCGTCTCCGACGTCCCGCCGGGGCAGTACCCCTCCTGATGAACGCGCGTAGGGTCAGGCGAAGTTGACCAGCCGGATGTAGCGCACCCAGTCCCACTCGGGGCCGGGATCCGTGTGGTCCGTGCCCGGCACCTGGTAGTGGCCCAGGATGTGCTCGCGGTCCTTCGGTATCCCGTACCGGTCGCAGACGGAGGCGGTGAGCGCCGCCGACTGCTCGTACAGGGCGTTGGTGAAGTACGAGGGCTGATCGACCCAGCCCTCGTGCTCGATGCCGATGCTGCGGGTGTTGTACCCCCAGTTCCCCGCGTGCCAGGCGATGTCGCGCTCGCGCACGCACTGGGCGATGTACCCGTCGGCCGAGCGCACCACATAGTGCGCGGTGACCTGCTTCGCCGGGTTCTGGAAGATGGAGATCGTGTTGGGGAAGGTCTCCTGGGTGACATGGATGATCACCCGGTCGATCGTGTACGCCGAAGGCCGGGTGGACGCCGTGTAGTTGGAAGTGGAGCCGGGCTTCCAGTGCGCGAGCAGGTAGTCGGTGTCGGCCGTCGCGCCCGCCTCGGCGTGCGTGGCGGGCAGCAGGATGCCCGCGGCCGCGGTGAGGGCGGTTCCCTGGAGCAGCCGTCTGCGGCTGGGGCCTGTTCTTTCGCGTGGCATGGAGGCTCTCCTGTCTCGGTGCGGGAACGGTACGCGGCCTACCGGCGGGGGAGCGGACCGGGGTGTCCTGCGGTTCGTCCAGGTGGATCCGGCCGGTCTCCGCGAGCCGCCCGGGATGGCGGCGTACCAGTACGGCCAGGACGATCACGCCGATCAGCATCCACACGCCGACCACGGGACCCGCGTACGAGACCGGCGGCGTGAGCTCGGTGACGAAGTCGAAGACGGGGATCCCGGCGGCCGTCAGCAGCGCGGGGACGAAGGCGACGATGCCCAGCAGCGGGAAGAGCAGGTGAAGCACCGGGTTGAACGCCTCGCGCCTGCGCCGCAGAAAGTACCCGACGCAGGCCAGGTTCACGACGATGTACACCCCGATGACCACGGTCACGATGACCGCGGCCAGCAGATAGAAGGCCGTCACCGGGTCGTAGCCGAAGCCCAGTCCGAGCACGGCCGCCAGCGCCACGACGAACTGCACGGCAACGCCCACCACGGGGGAGCGGTGGCGCGGATGGATGTGGGTGAAGGGGCGCGGGAAGACTCCGGCGCGGCCGAGCGCGAAGGCCGTACGGGTGGAGACGTTCGAGCACGCATTGGCGTTGGCGATGGTCGAGTTGACGACGGCCAGGAAGACCAGCACCCAGAACAGCCCGAACGAGGCGCGCGCCACGCCCTCCCACGAGGCGTCGCCCGACACCCCGAAGCCGGCGAACTTGTCGGGTCCGAAGTACACGGACATGGCATAGGTCGTCAGGACGTAGAACAGCCCGATCGACAGCGCCGCGCCGAGCACGGCCCGCCGCATCGTGCGCCGCGCGTCCTTGGCTTCCTCTGCGAGCGGGGCGGCTGCCTCGAATCCGGCGAAGGCCAGCACCGTGTAGACGGAGCCCGCGAAGACGCCACTGAGACCCGAGTGCCCCTCCGCGGTGTGCGAAGTGCCGAACACCGAGAGGGTGTTGGCGTCGCCCGCCTTCGCGATCAGCATCACCGCGAAAACCAGGAACACCGCCACCTCGAAGAGGCCGAGGATCGTTCCGAAGCGTGCCGACGCCCGTACGCCGAAGAATCCCGCCAGCGCGATGATCACCGCTCCGGCGACGGCCCACGGCCACCACAGGCCCGCCGGGTAGGACTCCCACTGCCGGTGCAGGGTCGGCGCCGTGGTGAAGCCCAGCTGGAGCAGCAGGAGCGCGGGCACCAGTGCCTCGACGAAGACGTAGCCCCAGCCGACGAGGAATCCGATCGCCGGATGGAGACCCTGGGAGGAGTACGTGGCCACCGAGCCCGCGGCCGGCAGATGCCGGGCCAGCTCGGCGATGCACGAGGCGGTGAAGAGGCAGGCGACGAGCGCCACCAGTACGGAGAGCGGCAGACTGCCGCCCGCGAAGGCGGCGCCCGACGGTATGGAAGCGGCGACGGCAGCCGCGGGCGCCATCGCCGTGATGCTCTGGAACAGGACCTCGCGCAGCCCTACGGCGTCGCGGCGCAGCCCTGGATTCGTATCCCCCGACATCCTTCGACTCCTTGCGTCCGCCAACCGACAAGAGTCTCGCGGGCCACACGGTACGGGGCGGCGCGCAAGGGGCGGAAGAGACCGGGGCGTACGGTCAGCCCGTGTAGGAGGCCGGGTCGTCCAATACCGCACGGACCACCGAGTGTGCCGCGCCGAGCAGCGGGCCCTCCGAGCCGAGCCGCGAGACGGTCAGCGAGGGGCGGGCGGGCTCGGCCGTGCGCCGTGTCAACTCCCGCTCCAGTGAAGGGAGAAGCCACGGAGCGAGGCGCGAGAGCGCGCCGCCGAGGACGACCGCCTGCGGGTCGAGCAGGTTCACGGTCCCGGCGAGCGCGATGCCGAGCGCACCTCCCGCCGTGCTCAGCGCGCGCCGCACCGCGCGGTCGCCGTCCGCCGCGCGCTCGGCGAGCAGGTCCACGGAGCGGCCGGTCGCGGTGAGCCCGGCGGCGCGCAGCACCGCCTCCTCGCCGGCGTACTGCTCCAGGCAGCCGCGGCCGCCGCAGGCGCAGGCCGGCCCTTCGGGGCGTACCGGAACGTGGCCCAACTCGCCCGCGTAGCCGTGGGTTCCGCGCAGCAGGCGGCCCTCGACGACCACCGCGGCGCCGATGCCGATCTCGGCGGAGACATGGACGAAGTCCTGGGGGGCGGGGTCGCCGCCGAGCCAGAGCTCGGCGAGCGCACCCAGGTTCGCCTCGTTGTCGACGCTCAGCTGCGCCCCGTACGGCAGACAGGCGCCCAGATCGACGTCCTCCCAGCCGAGGTTGGGGGCGCGGACGACGGTCTGGGTGTCGCGCGCCACCAGACCGGGGACGGCGACCGCGATCCCCGCGGGCCGCAGCCCCTCGCCGCGTGCGCTGTCCGTCACCTGGCGGATCAGCTCGGCGAGTTCCTTCAGCACGGGTTCGGCCGGGCGGCCGCGGTTGTCGGTTTGCGCGTCGGCCCGCGCGCGCACCTTGCCGTGCAGATCGACGGCGCAGACGGCGAGATGGTCGACGCCGATCTCCGCCCCGATGCCGACCGGGCCGCGCCCGCTCAGCGAGAGCGCACTGCCGGGGCGGCCGACCGACCCCGACTGTTCGCGGCCGAGCTCGACCAGGAGCCCGCCGCGGATCAGTTCGTCGACGAGGGAGGAGACGGCTGCCCGGGTGAGGCCGATACGGCCTGCGACGGCGGCCCGGGACAGCGGTCCGTACCCGGCTGCCGCGTGCATCACCAGGGAGAGATTGCGCCGTCGCATGCCCTGCTGGGTGTTGGGAAGGGGAGCGGTCATGTCCGTACCTCCTGGTGCAGCAGTGCATCGGCTCCGGTGAGCGTGGATCCGATCCTGTGCAGCGCGGACTCGTCCACCGGGAGGGGAGCGTACAGCGGACCCTGCGCCGTGCCCCAGCGCCGGGCGACCGCGGCCGGGTCCTCGCCGGTCAGCAGACCCGCCGCCTGGGCGGCCGCGCCGAGCGCCACGAGCTCCTTGGCCGCGGGAACCTGTACGGCGCGCCCCGACAGCCGTCGTACGGTTTCGCGCCAGGCCGCGCCCTGTGCGCCGCCGCCGATCAGCAGGAGCGGAGCGGTCGGGTCCGCGTCATGGTCGAGCACCTCGTCCAGGGCGGCGAGCAGCGCGAAGACGGCCCCGTCGTAGGCCGCCTGGAGCAGCTGCCCGCCGGTGGTGTCGTGCCGCACGCCGTAGAACAGACCGGCGGAGTGGGGGAGTTGGGGAGTGCGCTCGCCGCCGAGGAAGGGCAGGACGGTGGCGGAGCCGCCCGCCTCGACAGCCTCGCGGTCCAGGCCGAATAGGGCGGCGATGCGGTCCACGGCCAGGGTGCAGTTGAGGGTGCAGGCGAGCGGCAGCCAGTCACCGCGGGCGTCAGCGAAGCCCGCGACGGTGCCGGTCGGGTCGACGGGGCGGTGTCCGGACACCGCGTAGACCGTGCCGGAGGTGCCGAGGCTCAGGACCGGCTGACCGGGGAGCAGGCCGAGGCCGAGGGCCGCAGCCGCGTTGTCGCCGGTGCCCGGCGCGACGAGGATGCCGGGCCGCAGGGGGAGTTCGGGCAGGTCCAGTACGGTGCCGGCGGCCTCGTCGGGCCGCAGGACCTCGGGGAGCATCGCGGGGTCCAGGTCGGCGAGGGCGAGGATCTCCTCGTCGTACGCGCCCGTCGCCGAGGACCACCAGCCCGTGCCGGAAGCGTCGCCCCGGTCGGTGACGGCCCGGCCGGTGAGGCGTCCGGTGAGGTAGTCGTGCGGCAGGCGTACGGCGGCCGTGGCGCGCGCCGCCTCGGGTTCGTTCTCGCGCAGCCAGGCCCACTTGGTGACGGTGAACGCGGGCCCCGGCAGGCTGCCGGTCCGCTCGGCCCAGGCCTTGGGGCCGCCCAGTTCACCGATGAGGCGCTCGCTCTGCGGAGCCGACCGTACGTCGTTCCAGAGCATCGCCGGGCGTACGGGATTGCCGGCGGAGTCCAGGGTGACGAGCCCGTGCTGCTGCCCGCCGACCGAGATCGCGGCGGCCCGCGTCGCGGGTTCGCCGCAGGCCTGCAGGGCGGCGGCGAGGGCCTGCCACCACTGGGCGGGGTCGCTCTCGCGTGCACCCGCGTCGCCGGAGACGGTGTGCGGGGCCTGGCCGCTCGCGACGACCTCGCCGGTCTCGGTGTCCACGACCAGCGCCTTGGTGGACTGGGTGGAGCTGTCCACCCCGATGACCAGCGGGCTGTGAGGTGCTGCCATCACTTGACTCCGTTCCGCGACTTCACAACGATGCCTCCGGATACTAATTTGTTAACGGCCATGACGAAATAGCCGGGCCCGTCAAAAGGAGCACGACATGAACTACCAGCCGACCCCCGAGGACAAGTTCTCCTTCGGCCTGTGGACCGTGGGATGGCAGGGACGCGACCCGTTCGGTGATGCGACCCGGCCCGCACTCGACCCGGTCGAGTCCGTACAGCGCCTGGCCGAACTCGGTGCGTACGGCGTCACCTTCCACGACGACGACCTGATCCCCTTCGGGTCCTCGGACGCCGAGCGCGAGTCCCACATCAAGCGCTTCCGGCAGGCGCTGGACGCCACCGGCCTCATCGTGCCGATGGCCACCACGAACCTCTTCACGCACCCGGTCTTCAAGGACGGCGGCTTCACCGCCAACGACCGCGACGTACGCCGCTACGCGCTCCGCAAGACGATGCGCAACATCGACCTGGCCGCCGAGATCGGCGCCCAGACCTATGTGGCGTGGGGCGGCCGCGAGGGCGCGGAGTCCGGTGGCGCCAAGGATGTCCGCTGCGCCCTGGACCGGATGAAGGAGGCCTTCGACCTCCTCGGCGAGTACGTCACCGAGAAGGGCTACGACCTTCGCTTCGCCATCGAGCCCAAGCCCAACGAGCCGCGCGGCGACATCCTGCTGCCCACCGTCGGCCACGCCCTCGCGTTCATCGAGCGCCTGGAGCGACCGGAGCTGTACGGCGTGAACCCGGAGGTCGGCCACGAGCAGATGGCCGGGCTGAACTTCACGCACTCCATCGCCCAGGCGATCTGGTCCGGCAAGCTCTTCCACATCGACCTCAACGGTCAGACCGGCATCAAGTACGACCAGGACCTGCGCTTCGGCGCGGGCGACCTGCGCTCCGCGTTCTGGCTCGTCGACTTGCTGGAGAGCGCCGGTTACGAGGGCCCGCGCCACTTCGACTTCAAGCCGCCGCGCACCGAGGGCTTCGACGGGGTCTGGGCCTCGGCCGCGGGCTGCATGCGCAACTACCTGATCCTCAAGGAGCGCGCGGCCGCGTTCCGCGCCGACCCCGAGGTCCAGGACGCGCTGCGCGCCTCGCGCCTCGACCAGCTGGCGCAGCCCACGGCGGCGGACGGGCTCGCGGGTCTGCTCGCCGACCGCGGCGCCTTCGAGGAGTTCGACGTCACCGAGGCCGCCGAGCGGTCCATGGCGTTCGAGCACCTGGACCAGCTGGCGATGGACCACCTGCTCGCCGCACGCGGCTGATCTGCCCCAGGAGCGGTCAACTTGCCCGAAGGGATGGCGAGATGACCGCTTCGGGGCGACTCTGGAGGGTATGGCCACACCGCCGATGCCCCCTCAGCCGCCCGGTCCACCGCGGGGCGGTGGGTACGGATCGCCGCCGCAGGGTGGCGGGTACGGACCACCGACGCAGACCAGCGGATACGGACCGCCCCCACCGCATCGCGGTGGGGGCGGTCCGAACCGTCGGTTCCTGGCGATCGCCGCCGCCGTCGCGGTGGTGATCGTCGTGGTGGTCGTCGTGCTGATCAGCACGAGCGGTTCGTCGGGCAAGAAGTCGCCCGGCACCGGCACCACTTCGCCGAACCCGACGCCCTCGCTGAGCATCCCCACCGAGATCCCCACCGAACTGCCCACCAAGATCCCGACCAGCATCCCGACAGAGCTCCCCTCGGAGTTCCCGTCGGACCTGGACTCCCTGCTCCCCTCCTTCTGAGCGGTCCGTATCAGGCGTGCTCTTCGGTGGCGTGGGAGTCGGTGAGTGTGAGCGCACCAGCTGCCGCGATCAGTCCGACGATGACCGCCAGCACGGCGTAGGTGATCCGCTCGCCGTGGAAGAACGACGCCACGAGTGCGTCGCTCCATGTGCCCGCGGGGAGCTGTGTGGTGACCAGCGCCGCGATCATGGTGCCGACCACGGCGGTGCCGATGCTGCTGCCGACCTCCTGGGCGGTGTCGTTGAGCGCCGTGCCGATCGACGTGCGGTTGCTGGGCATCGCGTCGACGAGGGCGATGGCGCAGATCGTCATGACGGTACGCAGTCCGATGGTCATCACGACCATGCAGACCGCGATGGCGGCGTACCCGTGGTCGACGCCCCAGGACAGACCCGCCAGCGAGCCGGCCAGGCAGGCCGCTCCGACCAGGCAGGCGATGCGGTGGCCGAACCTTGCCGCGAGCCACTCGGACAGGGGCGTTGCGGCGATCATCGTCACGATGATCGGCAGGTTCGCCAGGCCGGCT
The sequence above is drawn from the Streptomyces sp. NBC_01465 genome and encodes:
- the xylA gene encoding xylose isomerase; protein product: MNYQPTPEDKFSFGLWTVGWQGRDPFGDATRPALDPVESVQRLAELGAYGVTFHDDDLIPFGSSDAERESHIKRFRQALDATGLIVPMATTNLFTHPVFKDGGFTANDRDVRRYALRKTMRNIDLAAEIGAQTYVAWGGREGAESGGAKDVRCALDRMKEAFDLLGEYVTEKGYDLRFAIEPKPNEPRGDILLPTVGHALAFIERLERPELYGVNPEVGHEQMAGLNFTHSIAQAIWSGKLFHIDLNGQTGIKYDQDLRFGAGDLRSAFWLVDLLESAGYEGPRHFDFKPPRTEGFDGVWASAAGCMRNYLILKERAAAFRADPEVQDALRASRLDQLAQPTAADGLAGLLADRGAFEEFDVTEAAERSMAFEHLDQLAMDHLLAARG
- a CDS encoding ROK family protein produces the protein MTAPLPNTQQGMRRRNLSLVMHAAAGYGPLSRAAVAGRIGLTRAAVSSLVDELIRGGLLVELGREQSGSVGRPGSALSLSGRGPVGIGAEIGVDHLAVCAVDLHGKVRARADAQTDNRGRPAEPVLKELAELIRQVTDSARGEGLRPAGIAVAVPGLVARDTQTVVRAPNLGWEDVDLGACLPYGAQLSVDNEANLGALAELWLGGDPAPQDFVHVSAEIGIGAAVVVEGRLLRGTHGYAGELGHVPVRPEGPACACGGRGCLEQYAGEEAVLRAAGLTATGRSVDLLAERAADGDRAVRRALSTAGGALGIALAGTVNLLDPQAVVLGGALSRLAPWLLPSLERELTRRTAEPARPSLTVSRLGSEGPLLGAAHSVVRAVLDDPASYTG
- the xylB gene encoding xylulokinase produces the protein MAAPHSPLVIGVDSSTQSTKALVVDTETGEVVASGQAPHTVSGDAGARESDPAQWWQALAAALQACGEPATRAAAISVGGQQHGLVTLDSAGNPVRPAMLWNDVRSAPQSERLIGELGGPKAWAERTGSLPGPAFTVTKWAWLRENEPEAARATAAVRLPHDYLTGRLTGRAVTDRGDASGTGWWSSATGAYDEEILALADLDPAMLPEVLRPDEAAGTVLDLPELPLRPGILVAPGTGDNAAAALGLGLLPGQPVLSLGTSGTVYAVSGHRPVDPTGTVAGFADARGDWLPLACTLNCTLAVDRIAALFGLDREAVEAGGSATVLPFLGGERTPQLPHSAGLFYGVRHDTTGGQLLQAAYDGAVFALLAALDEVLDHDADPTAPLLLIGGGAQGAAWRETVRRLSGRAVQVPAAKELVALGAAAQAAGLLTGEDPAAVARRWGTAQGPLYAPLPVDESALHRIGSTLTGADALLHQEVRT
- a CDS encoding N-acetylmuramoyl-L-alanine amidase translates to MPRERTGPSRRRLLQGTALTAAAGILLPATHAEAGATADTDYLLAHWKPGSTSNYTASTRPSAYTIDRVIIHVTQETFPNTISIFQNPAKQVTAHYVVRSADGYIAQCVRERDIAWHAGNWGYNTRSIGIEHEGWVDQPSYFTNALYEQSAALTASVCDRYGIPKDREHILGHYQVPGTDHTDPGPEWDWVRYIRLVNFA